A segment of the bacterium genome:
CGGGTGCGTCCCGCGCGCGGCCGAACATGCGGGCGCCGCCCGCCGCGCCGTTCAGCCGACCGCGAAGCAGTCGGCTGAACTTGATTTTGAGTAGATACTAAAAAGGCGACTCAAAACCGTAGGATTCAAGGATTCGAGGGGTCAAGGGTTCAAGGAAAGTCACTCGAATCCTTGAGCCCTATGACGAATAAATGAACGCGAAACCCGATGACCTGCTAGCGGGTGCCCCAAACCCGAAACGTAGTATAGCTGTTTACCCTGGTAGTTTTGATCCTCTGACTTATGGCCATTTAGATATCATTGAACGGGCGCTGGCTATCTTTTCACCTTTGATCGTGGCGGTAGTTGACAATCCTAACAAGCGGCCTTTTTTCTCTGTTTCAGAAAGGGTGGCTATGTTGGAAGAAATAGGGGGCAATTATCCCGGACAGGTGGTCATTAAAGAATTTAGCGGGTTACTGGTCGATTTTCTGAGGAGAGAGCAGGCCGCCTTTATTATTCGTGGACTGAGGGCAGTTTCGGATTTTGAACATGAATTTATGATGGCCATTATGAACCGTAAGTTGGCGCCGGAGATAGATACTATCTTTTTGATGACCAACGAAGAACATTTTTATCTCTCTTCCAGCAGCGTCAAAGAGGTGGCCAAGTTGGGCGGAGATTTAAAAGGATTGGTACCTCCGGTGGTGGAACAGAAGTTGAAAGAAAAATACGGGAAGGGAGGAACGGAATAATTGAACGAGATCGGTTTTGCCCTGTGTTTCCACTCCCACCAACCTATTGGTAATTTTGAACATGTCTTGGAAGAGGCCTACCGAAGAGCCTACCTACCCTTAATTGAGGTTTTAAAACGACACCCCT
Coding sequences within it:
- the coaD gene encoding pantetheine-phosphate adenylyltransferase, whose translation is MNAKPDDLLAGAPNPKRSIAVYPGSFDPLTYGHLDIIERALAIFSPLIVAVVDNPNKRPFFSVSERVAMLEEIGGNYPGQVVIKEFSGLLVDFLRREQAAFIIRGLRAVSDFEHEFMMAIMNRKLAPEIDTIFLMTNEEHFYLSSSSVKEVAKLGGDLKGLVPPVVEQKLKEKYGKGGTE